One genomic region from Drosophila busckii strain San Diego stock center, stock number 13000-0081.31 chromosome 3R, ASM1175060v1, whole genome shotgun sequence encodes:
- the LOC108603301 gene encoding eukaryotic translation initiation factor 3 subunit G-2 — translation MKAIVTSWADEVEADYVDGLPPSKEHVEGNYKHITEYKYNDEGKKIKVVRSFKIEKKIVSRAVAKRRNWVKFGDSRLDKPGPNSSTTKAADEILMNFIGSKDFEQSQDGLMEAGKPVAKCRICNGEHWSVKCPYKGTAMDVESRAIAAAAANVCENESGKPAKYVPPFLKEGGKTRERDDSSAIRISNLSESMTEDDLEELIRKIGPYSKMYLAREKNSGLCKGFAYVHFKYRKDAAEAIEVLNGHGYDHLILSVEWSKPQN, via the coding sequence ATGAAAGCCATTGTTACATCTTGGGCAGACGAAGTCGAGGCGGACTATGTTGATGGACTGCCGCCATCGAAGGAGCATGTGGAGGGCAATTACAAGCACATAACGGAATACAAGTACAACGATGAgggcaagaaaataaaagtggTGCGAAGCTTTAAGATTGAGAAGAAAATTGTTTCGCGCGCTGTGGCCAAGCGTCGCAACTGGGTGAAGTTTGGGGACTCGCGCCTGGACAAGCCAGGGCCGAATTCTTCGACTACAAAGGCGGCGGATGAGATTCTGATGAACTTCATCGGGTCCAAGGACTTTGAGCAGTCACAGGATGGACTTATGGAAGCGGGCAAGCCTGTGGCCAAGTGCAGAATATGCAATGGGGAGCACTGGTCCGTAAAATGCCCATACAAGGGCACGGCTATGGATGTGGAGAGTCGAGCGATTGCCGCAGCTGCCGCCAATGTGTGTGAGAATGAGAGCGGCAAGCCGGCCAAGTATGTGCCACCGTTTCTCAAGGAAGGCGGCAAGACGCGTGAGCGCGACGATTCATCAGCCATACGCATTTCGAATCTGTCAGAGTCCATGACCGAGGATGATCTGGAGGAGCTGATACGTAAAATTGGACCTTATAGCAAAATGTATTTGGCACGCGAGAAGAACTCGGGGCTATGCAAGGGATTTGCCTATGTACACTTTAAATACCGCAAGGATGCAGCTGAAGCTATTGAAGTGCTTAATGGACATGGCTACGATCATCTCATACTCAGCGTCGAATGGTCAAAGCCACAGAACTAA
- the LOC108603300 gene encoding trimethyllysine dioxygenase, mitochondrial, whose amino-acid sequence MLSSSAAVYIEMLSLKHPKTCDIIELNQFWLRDHCRCAKCFNKQTNQRLYNLIELPADVEAVKHSWSPNDQLEVQWSDGHTSTYDVDFVYKSQVAELISRRSLISASGLTPWNRSIVLQNEQHLRFPLVPLFANEENVKQLVAALVRYGIVFIDEVEPTPLMTELALRRVFPLMKTFFGEMWTFSDKQDHADAAYSKLYLGSHTDNTYFCDAAGLQALHCIEHAGTGGENFFVDGLHVVRELQRRYPAAYELLCRVNVPAEYIEEGQHHRHTAPIIRIDPLTGELLQLRLNFYDRAVFNTLPQREMSQFYASVRQLQQIVREQEQQWFLKLQPGSIVIFDNWRVLHGRNAYTGRRTMSGAYVQRTDFQSKARVLGIIE is encoded by the exons atGCTGAGCAGTTCAGCTGCTGTCTATATAGAAATGTTGAGCTTGAAGCATCCGAAGACATGCGATATTATTGAGCTAAATCAATTTTGGCTACGTGATCATTGTCGCTGCGCCAAGTGCTTCAATAAGCAGACGAATCAGCGTCTCTATAATCTGATTGAGTTGCCAGCTGATGTGGAGGCAGTGAAGCACAGCTGGTCGCCAAACGATCAGCTGGAGGTGCAAT GGAGCGATGGGCATACGTCCACGTATGATGTGGACTTTGTATATAAATCGCAAGTAGCTGAGCTGATAAGCAGGCGCTCATTGATAAGTGCATCGGGTTTGACGCCTTGGAATCGCAGCATTGTGCTACAGAATGAGCAACACTTGCGCTTTCCGCTGGTGCCACTGTTTGCCAACGAGGAGAATGTGAAGCAGCTGGTTGCAGCGCTGGTGCGTTATGGGATTGTGTTTATAGATGAAGTGGAGCCTACGCCACTGATGACTGAGTTGGCGCTGCGGCGCGTGTTTCCGCTAATGAAAACTTTCTTTGGTGAAATGTGGACATTCAGCGATAAGCAGGATCATGCAGATGCTGCGTACAGCAAACTCTATCTGGGCTCTCATACAGACAATACATATTTCTGCGACGCTGCTGGTCTGCAGGCGCTGCACTGCATCGAGCATGCGGGCACGGGGGGCGAGAACTTCTTTGTGGATGGGCTGCATGTAGTGCGTGAGCTGCAGCGCCGCTACCCAGCCGCCTATGAGCTGCTCTGTCGCGTTAATGTGCCCGCCGAGTATATTGAGGAGGGCCAGCATCATCGCCATACCGCGCCCATTATACGCATTGATCCGCTCACTGGcgagttgctgcagctgcgcttgAATTTCTATGATCGCGCAGTGTTCAACACGCTGCCGCAGCGTGAGATGTCGCAGTTCTATGCGAGcgtgcggcagctgcagcagattgTGCgtgagcaggagcagcagtgGTTCCTCAAGCTGCAGCCCGGCAGCATTGTCATCTTCGATAACTGGCGTGTGCTGCATGGACGCAACGCGTACACGGGTCGTCGCACCATGAGCGGCGCCTATGTCCAACGCACAGACTTTCAGAGCAAGGCGCGTGTGCTGGGCATCATCGAGTGA